Part of the Vicinamibacterales bacterium genome, GCGCCGTCGCCCCTCCGGCCGGCGGCTGCCCCGGCGTTCCGGCGGCGGCCTCGGGCTGCGGCGCGATCAACTGCGGCGGCCCGGAGAGTCCGACGTTGGACTGCGTGCCGATGTAGATCGACCCGACGTCCTCTGGCCGCAGATCGTGGCCGCGCACGATGTGCGGCGTGATCAGCATGACGATGTCGGTGTCGGCCGACGACTCTTCGTTCCCGGAAAAGAGCTGCCGGAAGCCCGGCAGCCGCATCAGCCCGGGCAGCCCCTGACGGTTGTTGTTGGTGTTCTGCTGCACCAGGCCGGCGAGCAGGTTCGCCTCCCCCTCGCGCAGGCGCAGGTGGGTGGAGACCTTGCGCGACGTGAACGACGGCGCCGACTGTCCGCCGACGTCGACATTCGCGCCGAGCGAGCTGTTCTCGATCGCCAGCTCGATCAGGATTTCTCCCTCATAGGTCACGCGCGGCGTCATGTCGAGGTTCACACCGATCGGCCGGTAGTTGTAGGACGACTGCGGGATGGTGGCGAACCCGCCGGCGGCCGCGGCGCCGAACACGGTGGAGAGCACCGGAATCTCGGAGCCGAGGTTCAGCGTCATCTTCTGCCCCTCCGCCCCGCGCAGCTGCGGCTTCGCCAGCGTCTTGCTGTGCTGATCGGTCTCGAGGAAATTGACCACGGCGGTCGGCACGCCGAGATAGAAGTCGGAGGTGCTGATGCCCTGCGAGATCGTGTTCAGGTTGAACGGCGGCGGCGCGCTGATCGCGGTCGTGTTCGGCGGCGCCAGTTCGGGCGAGAACAGCAGGTTCAGCGCGTAGGCGCTCAGGTTGATGCCGTAGCGCTTCAGCCGGTTGCGGTTCACCTCGAGGATCTCGACGTCGAGCACCACTTCCGCGCGCGGACGATCGTTGGCGCGAATCAGCCGCTCGAACACGTCCATCACCGGCGCGGTGGCGCGCACGGTGATCGTGTTCGCCGTCTTGTTCGGCATCACCATCGGCTGCACCGCCATCTGCGGAATGCGCATGATGCTGTTCACCAGCTGCGACAGTTCCGTGGCCTCGGCGTGCGAGATGTAGAACACCTTGAGCACCAGCTCGTCGTACTGCTGGTGCTTGGCCGGCTGATCGGGGATGACGATGATCGTCCGCGGGTTGACGACCTTGTAGTAGTACTGGTTCGCCGACAGCACCTGCTGCAGCGCTTCCTCGACGGTGACCCCCTCGAGATTGACGCTGTACGGCTTGTCGACGTAGCCGGCGTCGAAGGTGATGTTGATCCCCGACGAGACGCCGATGAAGTTGATGATGTCCTTGAGGCTGGACTGCGCGCCGAAGTTGAGGCGCAGCGGCTCGCGCGACGCCGGATTCAACAGCGGCGGCGCGCCGAGGCGGGACGCCTGCGATCGCAGCTGCTCGATCTGCGGCTTCGGCCGCGACGCTTCGATGCGCTCGCGGATGGTCCGCTCCAGCTCCGCCACCTTCGAGCGCGTCATCCGGTCGTTCCCGACCAGGTCGAGCGCGCGGCGGTACTCGGCGAGCGCCCCCTCGAGCTGATCCTGCTTCTCCAGCTCGCGTCCCTTCTCGATGTGCTGGCGCGCGGCTTCCTCCTGCGCACGGCGCAGGTTGATCTTGTACTCCGCATTGTCGGGATTGGCCTGCACCGCCGTGGTGAAGTGGGCGACGGCCGCATCCCAGTCGGCGACGCGGACGGCTTCCTGCCCGCGCCTGAAAGCGCGCGAAGCCGCGCAGCCGCTCGCGAAGATGGCGACGATCAGAAGCAGGGCGAGTTTGCGTCTCATAAATTGAGTGTCCGTCTTCCGTCTTGTCACTGTCCCCGCATCGGGATGACCTGCCGGCCCTTGCCGTCCGCGTACTCCATCACCACCGACTCGATCTGGATCCGCACCACGCGGTACTGGCCGAGCACCAGCTCACCTTCGGCCGCGTACATCGGCAGCCCGCGCCCGTCCGAGAAGATCGCCACCTTCCTGTTCCCCTGCTCCATCGTCCCGATGAACTTCAGCGGGATCGGCGGAATCGGCGGAGGCGGCGGCGGCCCGGGCGGCGGCGGCGCGATGTAATCCTTGTCGCCGGGCCTGGGCACCCGCGGCGCCGGCGGCGGAGGCGGCGGTGGCTTCACGTAGAAGCGGAACGGGTTGCGCCCGTCCGCGCCCGGTTCCGGCGGCGGCTGCTTCAAATCCTCCAGCCGCACGTCCAGCGGCGACGCCGCCGTGCCGCCCGCCGAGGCTGCCGTGTTGGCGGCCGAGGCCTCCGCGCGCTGCTGCTCCCTCGGTGGGTTAGACGGTGCCGGCTGTGGTACGGCCGCCGGCCACATCGTATACGCCAGCACGCCCGCCAGGGCGATCGCCGCGAAGAGCAGCACGCCGGTCCGCGGCCGCTGAATCGAGCTAGCTGCCGACATATCCCGACCGGTAATACGTGGCGATGTCGAGACGCATCGCCAGCGTGCGCCCGCCGGACGGCTCGCCCGGCGACGTCAGGGCGATGTTCTCGAGCACGATGAACTCGGGAATGGTCTCGAGCGAGTAGATGAACCGCCGGACGTTGCGGTAGTCGCCGGTCAGCGTGTAGCTCGTCGTCGATTTCGCGAGGGTGCTGCCCTTCTCGTGCTCCACCGCGTTGGCCCCCTGCTCGAGCCGCACGTTCGCCTGTTCGGCGAGCTGCGACAGGCGGGTGTAGGTCAACGTCCGCGCCGCGCTCTGGCTCACCGGCAGCACGTCCTTGTAGAACTTCTGCAGCGCCGCATCCGCCTGCTGCTTGCCGGCGACGGTCGCCTTCGCCGCGCGATGATCCTGGCGGGCGCGGTTCAGCAGGTCGTGCTGCGTGTTGGCTTCGGCCTCGGCGCCGGCGACCTGCCGCCCGAGCGGAAACACCACGACCGCATACAGCAGGACGTTCGCCACGATCGCGATCAGCAGCGGCACGACGAGCCGGCGCTTGTCGGACAGCACGCGCGACAGGGTCATCGTCCCGCTCCGGTGTAGACCGCGGTCATCTGCAGCCGGTGGATGCCGTCCTCCGTCACCGTCAGGCCGCTCCACTCGATGTCGTGGAACGCGCCGGTCTTCTCCAGCCGCTCCCAGAAGCTGTCGATCACGTCGCCGCCGCGCCCCTGGATCTCCATGTTGATGTGCGTGACGCCGTCCTCGAAATCCGGATGCACCGACGTCAGCATGACGTCTTCCGGCAGCGTCGCCTCGAGATGATTGAACAGCTTCGTCCAGGAGAAGGTCCGCTGCTCGATCAGCTGGTTGGCTTCCCTGGCCGCCGCCGCGACCACCACCAGCTCCTTCTGATCCATCCCGCGGCGGATTTCCGCCGCCTCGCCCGACAGCCGCCGGGCTTCGTCGCGGTCCCGCGCGATCGCGGCGTTCAGCTCGGTCTTGTACGCCGACAGACGCACGACCCGCGTGACCTGCCAGATCGTCACCGCCAGCACGACGATGGCGACCAGCGCCGCCAGGGCGTGCACGCCGCGCTCGTTGTAGAACGGGCGGGTCGAGAGATTCGTGCGCAGCACTACGCGACGCGCTCCCGCAGCACGACGCCCGCCGCCGGCGCCAGCGCGTCCACCGGAGCGACCTTCACGCCGAGGCGCTCCTCCAGGCTGCGCCGCAGGCGCTCGCCGCCGTCGGCGCCGCGCGCCGCCGCACCCGACAGCACCACGCGCGCGAATCGCGCCCCCTCGAGCCGGTCTTCGTAATACATCTTCGTCTGGTGCACCACGTCCGCCAGATCCGCCTCCCCTTCGAGCTGCCCCCCTTCGAGAGCCTCAGGGCGCCCCGAGCCGGTCGAGGGGCGCGTACGGAAGAAGATCAGGTCCTTGTTTCTGACGATGGCGAGCGTCGCATAGTCCGGCGCCACGTGCACCACGAGCCAGTCGCCGGAGGCATCGGCGACGGAGGCGATCGCGGCATTGACCAGATTCAGCGACGCGAGATCGACGACCCCCGCCTCCGCGCCGGCGTCGGCGCACACCCGCATGTAGCTCTCGACGATGTCACGGCGCGCCAGCGTGACCAGATACTCGCGGCCGCCGCCCGGCAGGGCTGCGGCGGGCGCCCACGAGAGCTGCGCCTCTTCCGGCTTGAACGGCGCCGCCTTCCGCATCTGCCAGCGGATCAACTGGTCGAGATCGTTCTGCGACGGCACCTTCTCGAAGCGGAGCAGCGACACCTTCGCCGCCGTGTCGGGGATCACCAGCGCGATGCGCCGGGCGCGGGCGCCCAGCTTGTCGAACGCGGCCCGCAGCGCCGCGGCGACGGCGCGCGGGTCGTGGATGTTGACGGCGTTGAGCGCCGGGGTGACCACGCCCGGCGGCAGCCGTTCGCTGCCGTGCGCGCCGACGCCCCAGCTGTCGCCCTGCCGTACCAGCGACACCGCGGTGACGCGATCGGACGCAATCTCGACCCCCACCGACGGAGGCGGGCTCGTGAAGAAGCCGGGCAGCGGACTCATTCGACGAATGTCACCTTGTTGATCTCGCGCAGCGTGGTGATGCCGGCCAGGACCCGCTCCACCGCCGACTCGCGCAGCGAGCGCATCCCCTCGTCCCGCGCCGCCTTCTTGATCTCCGAATTGGGCCGCCGGGCGAGGATGATCTCCCGGATGTTATCGGTCAGATCGAGCAGCTCGCATATGGCGGTCCGCCCCTTGAACCCGGTGCCGCCGCACTCGATGCAGCCGGCCCCCTCGAAGAACAGCCCGCTGTCGGCCAGGGTCGGATCGAGCTGGGACTCCATCAGGTACTCCCGGGTCACCTTCGCCGGCCGCTTGCAGTGGGCGCAGATGTTGCGCACCAGCCGCTGCGCGAGGACGCAGTTCAGCGCCGACACGAACTGATACGGCTCGACGCCCATGTTCAGGAACCGCCCCAGCACGTCGACGACGTTGTTGGCGTGGACGGTGGTGAACACCAGATGCCCGGTCAGCGCCGAGTTGATCGCGATCTGCGCCGTCTCGTTGTCGCGGATCTCGCCGACCATGATCTTGTCGGGATCGTGGCGCAGAATCGATCGCAGGCCGCGGGCGAACGTCAGCCCCTTCTTCTCGTTGATCGGGATCTGGGTGATGCCCTTCAACTGGTACTCGACCGGATCCTCGATGGTGATGATCTTGTCTTCGATGGTCTTGATCTCCGACAGCGCGGCGTAGAGCGTCGTCGTCTTGCCGCTGCCGGTCGGGCCGGTGACCAGCACCATGCCGTAGGGTTCGGCGATGTACTTGCGGAAGCGCTTCAGCTCCATGTCGGGGAAGCCGAGGATGTCGAGCCGCAGCTCGTGGAACTGCTCGCTGATCGATTCCTTGTCGAGGATGCGGATGACCGCGTCCTCGCCGTGCGCGCTCGGCATCACCGAGACGCGGAAGTCGATCGTCTTCCCCGGCACCCGCAGCTTGAAGCGGCCGTCCTGCGGGATGCGCTTCTCGGCGATGTCGAGCTCCGCCATGACCTTGACGCGCGAGATGATCGTGCTGTGGAAGCGCTTGTCGATCGGCCGCATCGCCGACTGCAGCACGCCGTCGATGCGGTACTTCACGTAGACGGCATCGTCCTGCGTCTCGATGTGGATGTCGCTGGCCCGCCGCTGGATCGCGGTGAAGATGGTGGTGTCGACGAGGCGGATGACCGGGCTGGCGTCGGCGGTCATCTTCTCGACCGTGAGCTGGTCCTCCCCCTGATCGTCTTCGTGGAGGATCTGCAGCTGGAAGCTCTCGGTGGCGTCCTCGAGCACCCGCGTCGAGCTCTCGCTCTTCTTCAGAATCGCCTGGATCGCCGACGGCGGCGCGACCATCGCGCGGATCGGCGTGCCGAGCAGCATGCCGAGCTCGTCGAGCATCGGCAGGTCGGTCGGATCGCTGATGACGATCACCAGCGTGGTGCCGTCCCGGCCGAACGGCACGAACCCGTAGCGCAGCATCAGCTCCGCCGGGATGCTGCGGAACAGGTCGTGGTCGATGTTGAAGTGCGCCAGATCGAGGAACGGCAGCCGGTAGCGTTCGGCGAGGCGGCGCGCCTGCGCCATCTCCGCGGCGCGCTCGGCGGCGCTCTGCTCGTTGACGCTGGCCTCGGCGTAGAGTTCCGCGTGCTCGGCGGTGGCGATGTCGACCTTTTCGTCCATGGTCCTGCTGGTGGTCCTAGCTGCTGCTCAGCGCCGACGACAGGTTGAACAGGGGCAGATACAGGGACAGCAGCAGCCCCGCAATCACCACGCCCATGATCACCAGCAGCGCCGGCTCGATGATGGTGACGAACCGTCCGAGATTGGTCTCGATCTCCTCGTCGTAGAAGTCGGCGAGGCTGTTCAGCATCTCCTGCAGCGCGCCGGTGGACTCGCCGACCTCCACCATCTTGATCGCGACGTCGGGAAACGCGCCGCTGTCCTGCAGCGTCATCGCCAGCGACCGCCCTTCACGCACGTGCTGCGCCGCCGACATGAGCTCGCCGGCCATGTGCTGATTCGAGAGCGAACGCGAGGTGACTTCGAGCGCGTTCACCAGCGGGATGCCGCCGCCCAGCAGCGTCGCCAGCGTGCGCGCTCCCTGGGACGTGGAGAACTTCTGCGCGATCGAGCCGATCATCGGCACCCGCAGCAGCACCCGATCCAGCCGCCGCCGCTGCCCGGGCTGCTGCACCCACCACCACGCCACGACCGCGAGGCCGGCGCCGCCCAGCAGCAGCAGACCGAAATACGAGGTCACGAAGCCCGAGAGCGCGACGATGAAGCGGGTCGACGCGGGCAGCTCCTTGCCGAACTGATTGTAGAAGTGGCCGAACTCCGGGACGACCTTCACCACGATCACGGTGACCACGACGAGCGAGAGCGCGACCAGGATGGCCGGATAGACCAGCGCCGAAATCGTCTTGCGCCGGACGCCCGAGACGACCTTCACGTAGCTGACGTAGCGGCGCAGCACCTGCTCGAGGTTGCCCGACTTCTCGCCCGCCAGCAGCGATGCCGTGTAGACGCCGGGAAACAGCGACTGGTGCGCCTCGAACGCCTCGGACAGCGCGCTGCCCGATCGCACGCGCTCGTAGACGTCGTCCAGCACCACCTTGAACGCCGGATGCGCGACCCGCTGCCGCAGGATGTCGAGCGACTGCACCAGCGGCATGCCCGCCTTCAGCAGCGTGGCGAGCTCCTGATTGAAGACGAGGAACTCGCGGCTCGACACCCTCCGGCGGACCGGCAGCGCCGGCACCTGCACGCCGCCAAACGCGCGCCGCCCCGCCTGGTGAATCCCGAGGACGTAGAGCCCCTTCTCCTCGAACTCACGGCGGAGGCGCGCCTCGCTGTCGGCGACGTACACGCCCTCCATGACCTCGCCGGACGGGGTCCCGAGCCGTACTTTGTACTCCATCCTTAGTCGACGTTAATTCTACGACAACTAATTGGATTAGACGGAGTTATCCGCCGCTTGGCTGGGCGGTTGCGTGCCGCGGCGTGCAGATTTATCGGGTTTTACCGAAGTCCGGCCATCGACAGGATGCGGGAGACGTAGTTCTGCGTCTCGCGGTAGGGCGGAATGCCTTTGAAGCGCTCGACCGCCCCTTCGCCGGCGTTGTACGCCGCCAGCGCGAGATCGAACACCTTGTACTTGTCGATGAGGCTCTTCAGCTTGCGGACGCCGGCGTCGACGTTGGCCTTCGGGTCGTAGGCGTTGCGGACGTTGTATTCGCGGACCGTCGCCGGCATCAGCTGCATCAGGCCCATCGCGCCCCTGTTCGAGCGGGCACGCGGGCGGTAGTTCGATTCGACCTGAATCAACGCCTGCACCAGGACGGGATCGACGCCATGCGCCTGCGCCGCCGACGCAATCAGCTCGGCGTAGACGCTGTCCCGAAGCTGGGCGCCGCGCGACGCGGACGGCAGCGGCGCCTCGCTGACGGCCGCCTGGGCGGGTTCCGGCTCGGGATGCGGAACTTCGTCGGGCAGCACCTTGTCGACCAGGCTGCGATCGCAGGTGACCTGCCCGCCGCTCCGAAGCGTGAGGATGATGGAGTCCCCATCGATCTTGTGGCTCTTCACCGACACGGTGCGGCCGGAAGTCATGACGACGATCTCGGCGGAGGCCAGCGACACCCCGGCGAGGGTGAGCACACACGTAGCCGCCGCCAGCCGGACAGTTCTGACCACGTTCATTGGGACGGACGATCCTACCACTTGGTTGGGCGGAGTGTCCAGAATCGCTACAGTCGAGCTTATGGCTTGGGTTCGATATACACGTGGAAGATGCGGATCCCGAGTTCCCGGGGATCCGTACCTCCCGGCTTGAATGTCTTATCGACCTCGAAGACGAGGTCCACCATGTCGGCGGTCCCCAGCTGCTCCGGGGTGAGGTCGAAGGTCTTGAGCGCCGGCGCCTTCGAATCGGCCGCGAACTGCGCGATCACCTGATCGCGGATTCTGAGCACCACCTGCTGCGGCGCCGGGAAGAGGTCGGGGCGCGCGTCGTACTGAATATAGAGGGTGACCGGCTTCTTCGGGTTGCGGAAGCGCGTGGTCGCCGTCTTCTCGGTCCAGTTCCACTCGTTCTGCGGGTTCTTCGGGTCCACCTCCGCCGGGTGCCACCCCGACTCGGTGATCGTGAAGATGTTCTCGGAGGACGCCAGGATCTGGAAGCGCTGGACCACGTACTCGCGGCGCGAGGCTTCGGGGGCGTTCAGGACCAGCCGCGTGTTCGTCTCCCGGTCGTACATCCCGAGGCGCACCACCGCCTCGCCGATGTAGGGATAGTTGGGCACGAAGATCGTGCGCTTGTACTCGATCGTCTGCCCGGGCTGCCACTGGGTCGTGGGGGTCGGCGGCAGGTGATCGTCGGTCCACATCTGCTCGCCGTCGGGATCGAGCACGTGGACGAAGATCCAGTAGTCCTTGGCGAACCTGGCGTTCGGAGCGACGACGAACTTGTACGTGAGCGTGACGGCGCTGCCGATCGGGACGCGATCCTTGTTGAGCGTGAGCGATGGCGTGGCGACCGCGGGTTCGTTGTCCTGCTGGCCGCGGCAGCCCGCCGCGCCGGCCACGGCGCCGGCGATGAGCAGCGCGGAAATCGTCCGGAGAACTGGTGTGTACATGCGAAACGTCCGCGACTGTACCGCAGTTGTGGCAGGTACAGCAATATGTTAGCGTTTGCGCGTGGATGCATTGGGGATGGTGGAGACGCGCGGCCTGATTGGATCGATCGAGGCGGCCGACGCGATGGTCAAGGCCGCGAACGTGGTCCTCATCGGGAAGGAATACATCGGCGCCGGCTACGTCACCGTCCTGGTGCGCGGCGACGTGGGCGCGGTGAAAGCGTCGACCGACGCCGGCGCCGCCGCCGCGCGGCGCGTCGGCGAGCTCATTTCGGTGCACGTCATTCCGCGCCCGCACAGCGAAGTCGAGAAGGTCCTCCCGAAAGCCCCCAAAGACGCCAAGGGATCGTAACGCTCCATGGCCCAGACGGACCGCGCCGGCGCTGCCGGC contains:
- a CDS encoding cohesin domain-containing protein — encoded protein: MRRKLALLLIVAIFASGCAASRAFRRGQEAVRVADWDAAVAHFTTAVQANPDNAEYKINLRRAQEEAARQHIEKGRELEKQDQLEGALAEYRRALDLVGNDRMTRSKVAELERTIRERIEASRPKPQIEQLRSQASRLGAPPLLNPASREPLRLNFGAQSSLKDIINFIGVSSGINITFDAGYVDKPYSVNLEGVTVEEALQQVLSANQYYYKVVNPRTIIVIPDQPAKHQQYDELVLKVFYISHAEATELSQLVNSIMRIPQMAVQPMVMPNKTANTITVRATAPVMDVFERLIRANDRPRAEVVLDVEILEVNRNRLKRYGINLSAYALNLLFSPELAPPNTTAISAPPPFNLNTISQGISTSDFYLGVPTAVVNFLETDQHSKTLAKPQLRGAEGQKMTLNLGSEIPVLSTVFGAAAAGGFATIPQSSYNYRPIGVNLDMTPRVTYEGEILIELAIENSSLGANVDVGGQSAPSFTSRKVSTHLRLREGEANLLAGLVQQNTNNNRQGLPGLMRLPGFRQLFSGNEESSADTDIVMLITPHIVRGHDLRPEDVGSIYIGTQSNVGLSGPPQLIAPQPEAAAGTPGQPPAGGATALPAAPQTGVPGPPVASPPGVPGTGAPTAPPGTSPVPGFIPPPPAGTPPPPLTQPAPGAPGQPAAPAGTGTGTQPAAPIAPVTPPAGAPATPAPRDPSAPAAAGTGAGTPLATATQLIVTPPGEFRVAGGPYTVPISINNASRLSAITVTISYNPAILRVRTVRDGTFMRQGGLTAAFTPRIDAANGRVDIAIARTGDQTGASGAGLLGALLFDALSPGTSAISVTGIASAPDGSAIPLTFSPVTVVVR
- the pilO gene encoding type 4a pilus biogenesis protein PilO encodes the protein MTLSRVLSDKRRLVVPLLIAIVANVLLYAVVVFPLGRQVAGAEAEANTQHDLLNRARQDHRAAKATVAGKQQADAALQKFYKDVLPVSQSAARTLTYTRLSQLAEQANVRLEQGANAVEHEKGSTLAKSTTSYTLTGDYRNVRRFIYSLETIPEFIVLENIALTSPGEPSGGRTLAMRLDIATYYRSGYVGS
- the pilM gene encoding pilus assembly protein PilM, which encodes MSPLPGFFTSPPPSVGVEIASDRVTAVSLVRQGDSWGVGAHGSERLPPGVVTPALNAVNIHDPRAVAAALRAAFDKLGARARRIALVIPDTAAKVSLLRFEKVPSQNDLDQLIRWQMRKAAPFKPEEAQLSWAPAAALPGGGREYLVTLARRDIVESYMRVCADAGAEAGVVDLASLNLVNAAIASVADASGDWLVVHVAPDYATLAIVRNKDLIFFRTRPSTGSGRPEALEGGQLEGEADLADVVHQTKMYYEDRLEGARFARVVLSGAAARGADGGERLRRSLEERLGVKVAPVDALAPAAGVVLRERVA
- a CDS encoding GspE/PulE family protein yields the protein MDEKVDIATAEHAELYAEASVNEQSAAERAAEMAQARRLAERYRLPFLDLAHFNIDHDLFRSIPAELMLRYGFVPFGRDGTTLVIVISDPTDLPMLDELGMLLGTPIRAMVAPPSAIQAILKKSESSTRVLEDATESFQLQILHEDDQGEDQLTVEKMTADASPVIRLVDTTIFTAIQRRASDIHIETQDDAVYVKYRIDGVLQSAMRPIDKRFHSTIISRVKVMAELDIAEKRIPQDGRFKLRVPGKTIDFRVSVMPSAHGEDAVIRILDKESISEQFHELRLDILGFPDMELKRFRKYIAEPYGMVLVTGPTGSGKTTTLYAALSEIKTIEDKIITIEDPVEYQLKGITQIPINEKKGLTFARGLRSILRHDPDKIMVGEIRDNETAQIAINSALTGHLVFTTVHANNVVDVLGRFLNMGVEPYQFVSALNCVLAQRLVRNICAHCKRPAKVTREYLMESQLDPTLADSGLFFEGAGCIECGGTGFKGRTAICELLDLTDNIREIILARRPNSEIKKAARDEGMRSLRESAVERVLAGITTLREINKVTFVE
- a CDS encoding type II secretion system F family protein yields the protein MEYKVRLGTPSGEVMEGVYVADSEARLRREFEEKGLYVLGIHQAGRRAFGGVQVPALPVRRRVSSREFLVFNQELATLLKAGMPLVQSLDILRQRVAHPAFKVVLDDVYERVRSGSALSEAFEAHQSLFPGVYTASLLAGEKSGNLEQVLRRYVSYVKVVSGVRRKTISALVYPAILVALSLVVVTVIVVKVVPEFGHFYNQFGKELPASTRFIVALSGFVTSYFGLLLLGGAGLAVVAWWWVQQPGQRRRLDRVLLRVPMIGSIAQKFSTSQGARTLATLLGGGIPLVNALEVTSRSLSNQHMAGELMSAAQHVREGRSLAMTLQDSGAFPDVAIKMVEVGESTGALQEMLNSLADFYDEEIETNLGRFVTIIEPALLVIMGVVIAGLLLSLYLPLFNLSSALSSS
- a CDS encoding lytic transglycosylase domain-containing protein; the encoded protein is MNVVRTVRLAAATCVLTLAGVSLASAEIVVMTSGRTVSVKSHKIDGDSIILTLRSGGQVTCDRSLVDKVLPDEVPHPEPEPAQAAVSEAPLPSASRGAQLRDSVYAELIASAAQAHGVDPVLVQALIQVESNYRPRARSNRGAMGLMQLMPATVREYNVRNAYDPKANVDAGVRKLKSLIDKYKVFDLALAAYNAGEGAVERFKGIPPYRETQNYVSRILSMAGLR
- a CDS encoding BMC domain-containing protein codes for the protein MRVDALGMVETRGLIGSIEAADAMVKAANVVLIGKEYIGAGYVTVLVRGDVGAVKASTDAGAAAARRVGELISVHVIPRPHSEVEKVLPKAPKDAKGS